One region of Rhizobium sp. WYJ-E13 genomic DNA includes:
- a CDS encoding cbb3-type cytochrome c oxidase subunit 3 — protein sequence METYTAMRHFADSWGLLAMTAFFVGAVIFTLRPGGKQAAKDAANIPLKDD from the coding sequence ATGGAAACCTACACCGCAATGCGGCACTTCGCCGACAGCTGGGGCCTCCTGGCAATGACGGCCTTCTTCGTCGGAGCAGTGATTTTTACGCTCCGTCCCGGCGGCAAGCAGGCTGCCAAGGACGCGGCCAACATTCCCCTGAAGGATGATTGA
- the ccoG gene encoding cytochrome c oxidase accessory protein CcoG has protein sequence MNLYTAPDPESVERVNAEPVNARRNRQPLYAARKKVFPKRAEGRFRRFKWIVMLITLAIYYLAPWIRWDRGPYAPDQAILIDLSSRRFFFFFIEIWPQEFYYVAGLLVMAGFGLFLVTSAVGRAWCGYACPQTVWVDLFLVVERAIEGDRNARMKLDAGPWTFDKLRKRLLKHAIWLIIGVFTGGAWVFYFADAPTLIKGLFTGQAPAVAYATVAILTATTYVFGGLLREQVCTYMCPWPRIQGAMLDENSLVVTYNDWRGEQRSRHAKKTQAEGQAVGDCVDCNACVAVCPMGIDIRDGQQLECITCALCIDACDNVMDKIGKPRGLIAYATLSEYASNMNIATDGGRTSVQPARVRNPDGSFIDGIRHFDWRIIFRPRLVFYATIWTCIGIAMLVHLSIRERLELNVIHDRNPQYVLESDGSIRNGYTLRVLNMVPKPRTIELTLSGIDGATMRIPELGKEEGRRFMIDAAPDAATTLKVFVTRKPTGDAVNEFLFSIEDADHADRATYRAAFNAPGDVR, from the coding sequence ATGAACCTCTACACAGCACCCGATCCCGAATCAGTGGAACGCGTCAACGCGGAACCGGTCAACGCCCGCCGCAACCGTCAGCCGCTTTATGCAGCGCGCAAGAAGGTCTTCCCCAAACGGGCCGAAGGACGTTTCCGACGCTTCAAATGGATCGTGATGCTGATCACGCTGGCGATTTACTATCTTGCACCCTGGATCCGCTGGGATCGCGGACCCTATGCGCCCGACCAGGCGATCCTGATCGACCTGTCGTCGCGTCGTTTCTTCTTCTTCTTCATCGAGATCTGGCCGCAGGAATTCTACTATGTTGCCGGATTGCTGGTCATGGCGGGCTTCGGGCTGTTTCTGGTCACCTCGGCCGTTGGCCGCGCATGGTGCGGTTATGCCTGTCCACAGACGGTCTGGGTCGATCTCTTTCTCGTCGTCGAGCGTGCCATCGAAGGCGATCGCAATGCGAGAATGAAGCTCGACGCCGGACCGTGGACGTTCGACAAGCTCCGCAAGCGCCTGCTCAAGCATGCGATCTGGCTTATTATCGGCGTCTTCACCGGCGGTGCCTGGGTGTTCTATTTCGCCGATGCGCCGACCCTCATCAAAGGGCTCTTCACCGGCCAGGCTCCGGCTGTCGCTTATGCCACAGTGGCTATTCTGACAGCGACCACCTACGTTTTCGGCGGGCTCCTGCGCGAACAGGTCTGCACCTATATGTGCCCCTGGCCGCGCATCCAGGGCGCCATGCTCGACGAGAACTCGCTGGTCGTGACCTATAATGACTGGCGCGGAGAACAGCGCTCGCGCCATGCCAAGAAGACGCAGGCGGAGGGACAGGCCGTTGGCGACTGTGTCGACTGCAATGCCTGCGTTGCGGTCTGTCCGATGGGCATCGATATCCGCGATGGCCAGCAGTTGGAGTGCATCACCTGCGCGCTCTGCATCGATGCGTGCGACAACGTCATGGACAAGATCGGCAAGCCGCGCGGCCTTATCGCCTATGCGACGCTCAGCGAATATGCGAGCAATATGAACATCGCCACGGACGGGGGTAGGACATCCGTCCAGCCGGCACGCGTCAGAAATCCGGACGGTTCCTTTATCGACGGCATTCGGCATTTCGACTGGCGCATCATCTTCCGGCCGCGCCTCGTCTTCTATGCAACTATCTGGACCTGCATCGGCATTGCCATGCTCGTGCACTTGTCGATCCGCGAACGGCTGGAGCTCAATGTCATTCATGACCGCAATCCGCAATATGTGCTGGAAAGCGACGGATCGATCCGCAACGGATACACGCTGCGCGTCCTCAACATGGTTCCCAAACCGCGCACGATCGAACTGACCCTGTCGGGCATCGACGGCGCGACGATGCGGATTCCTGAACTCGGCAAGGAGGAAGGACGTCGGTTTATGATCGACGCCGCGCCTGACGCTGCCACGACCCTCAAGGTATTCGTCACCCGCAAGCCGACGGGCGATGCCGTCAACGAGTTCCTCTTTTCGATCGAAGATGCCGACCATGCCGATCGCGCGACCTATCGAGCTGCATTCAACGCCCCAGGAGATGTCAGATGA
- a CDS encoding FixH family protein, with protein sequence MSTRTQGFTGTHMLLATCAFFGVIIAVNFTMAWYASSSWSGLVVENTYVASQEFNEKAAAMKAMAASGITGKLSLKSDEIHYDITNRDGSPAAVDDIVANFKRPVGDHEDFRVALTKLSEGRFEADHAIAAGDWIVEVTSRRSGEIVMHEAVRIDTAEFGQ encoded by the coding sequence ATGAGCACCCGTACGCAAGGATTCACCGGCACGCATATGCTGCTGGCGACGTGTGCCTTTTTCGGCGTCATTATTGCCGTCAACTTTACGATGGCCTGGTACGCTTCGTCGAGCTGGAGCGGGCTCGTGGTCGAAAACACCTATGTCGCCAGCCAGGAATTCAATGAGAAGGCCGCCGCCATGAAGGCGATGGCTGCCTCCGGGATCACCGGCAAGCTCTCGCTGAAGAGCGATGAAATCCACTACGATATCACCAACAGAGACGGTTCGCCGGCCGCTGTCGACGACATCGTGGCCAATTTCAAACGGCCGGTCGGCGATCACGAGGATTTTCGCGTTGCCCTGACCAAACTCTCTGAAGGCCGGTTCGAGGCGGATCACGCGATCGCGGCAGGGGACTGGATCGTCGAGGTGACCTCTCGCCGCAGCGGCGAAATCGTCATGCACGAGGCCGTGCGCATCGACACTGCGGAGTTTGGCCAATGA
- the ccoO gene encoding cytochrome-c oxidase, cbb3-type subunit II has product MASILDKHQILEKNATLLLVGSLLVVSIGGIVEIAPLFYLQNTIEKVEGMRPYTPLELAGRNVYIREGCYLCHSQMIRPFRDEVERYGHYSLAAESMYDHPFQWGSKRTGPDLARVGGRYSNEWHVQHLSNPRAVVPESIMPSYAFLSAREVTVKDVGMDLKANVDVGVPYSDDMIANAEADMKVQADPNADTTALLARYPKAKVGDFDGDPSKLTEMDALVAYLQMLGTLVDFSTYDDATGYR; this is encoded by the coding sequence ATGGCATCAATCCTGGACAAACATCAGATCCTCGAGAAAAACGCGACCCTTCTTCTGGTTGGCTCGCTACTCGTGGTCAGCATCGGCGGTATCGTCGAGATCGCGCCGCTGTTCTATCTTCAGAACACGATCGAGAAGGTGGAGGGAATGCGTCCCTATACGCCGCTCGAGCTGGCAGGCCGCAACGTCTACATCCGCGAGGGCTGCTATCTCTGCCACAGCCAGATGATCAGGCCGTTCCGCGACGAGGTGGAGCGCTACGGCCACTACTCGCTGGCTGCCGAATCCATGTACGACCATCCCTTCCAATGGGGTTCCAAACGCACCGGTCCGGATCTGGCACGCGTGGGCGGCCGCTATTCCAACGAGTGGCATGTCCAGCACCTGTCGAACCCGCGGGCCGTCGTGCCGGAATCGATCATGCCGAGCTATGCCTTCCTTAGCGCGCGCGAGGTCACCGTCAAGGATGTCGGCATGGACCTTAAAGCAAATGTGGATGTCGGCGTGCCCTACAGCGACGACATGATCGCCAATGCCGAGGCGGACATGAAGGTGCAGGCCGACCCGAATGCCGATACGACCGCGCTTCTCGCGCGCTATCCCAAGGCCAAGGTTGGCGACTTCGACGGTGATCCTTCGAAGCTCACCGAGATGGACGCCCTGGTGGCCTATCTGCAGATGCTCGGCACGCTCGTCGACTTCTCGACCTATGACGACGCCACCGGCTACCGATGA
- the ccoP gene encoding cytochrome-c oxidase, cbb3-type subunit III produces the protein MSEKHIDEISGVETTGHEWDGIRELNNPMPRWWVWTFYATILWAMGYAIAYPAIPMITSATKGYFGFSSRAELQQDLDLAKASQTKFHDMIAAKTVQEIDADPGLREFAIAGGASAFKVNCAPCHGSGASGGPGFPNLNDDDWLWGGDLDSIQTTIAHGIRFDGDTDTHVSEMPAFVDMLDKDQIRQVAAYVWSLTNKPSNEALVEPGKQLFIDNCAACHGEDAKGKPDMGAPDLADAIWLKGRGEDAIARQVAAPKHGVMPAWSVRLGDTTVKELTVFVHALGGGK, from the coding sequence ATGTCGGAAAAACACATCGATGAAATCAGCGGCGTCGAGACGACCGGCCATGAATGGGATGGCATCCGTGAACTGAACAATCCAATGCCCCGGTGGTGGGTCTGGACTTTCTACGCGACGATTCTGTGGGCGATGGGCTATGCCATCGCCTATCCGGCCATACCGATGATCACATCGGCCACGAAGGGCTATTTCGGCTTTTCCAGCCGTGCCGAGCTGCAGCAGGATCTTGACCTGGCCAAGGCGTCGCAGACGAAGTTCCACGACATGATCGCTGCCAAGACCGTGCAGGAAATCGATGCCGATCCCGGCCTTCGCGAATTCGCGATCGCCGGCGGCGCCTCCGCCTTTAAGGTCAACTGTGCTCCGTGCCACGGTTCGGGTGCAAGTGGCGGACCGGGTTTTCCCAACCTCAACGACGACGACTGGCTCTGGGGCGGCGACCTTGATTCCATCCAGACGACGATTGCCCACGGCATCCGCTTCGACGGTGACACAGACACGCATGTCTCCGAAATGCCGGCCTTCGTCGACATGCTCGACAAGGATCAGATACGGCAGGTCGCAGCCTATGTCTGGAGCCTGACGAACAAGCCATCAAACGAAGCCCTCGTGGAACCCGGCAAGCAGCTGTTCATCGACAATTGTGCAGCTTGTCACGGCGAGGATGCCAAGGGCAAGCCGGATATGGGCGCGCCTGATCTTGCCGATGCCATCTGGCTTAAGGGCAGGGGCGAGGACGCCATCGCTCGCCAGGTCGCGGCTCCGAAGCATGGTGTCATGCCGGCCTGGTCCGTGCGCCTCGGAGACACCACCGTCAAGGAGCTCACCGTCTTCGTCCATGCGCTTGGCGGCGGCAAATGA